In a single window of the Gossypium hirsutum isolate 1008001.06 chromosome A13, Gossypium_hirsutum_v2.1, whole genome shotgun sequence genome:
- the LOC121212304 gene encoding uncharacterized protein → MDCDRAEVDDVESNAPAPTKREAPVESRPVTLWNTLVLVAPRERVHWEFFQEEFRKKYISQRFIDQKRKEFLELKQGRMSVTKYKREFFRLSKYAWECVSTKAIMCKRFEDGLNEDIRLLAPPTRPEWSQCGRRHLGECRVSDGACFKCGSQDHFIRDCPERDKKEKFLSARLGNTAPRERPERNLGNGASSKGAPRDPTVRPKGRAPARTYVIHASEEASSMDVITDWLTMHDVVVNYERKIIELKCESGDILRVEHDESDSLPLMISSMTAQKWLAPAREVEFVIEVALETAPISITSYQMAPTELKELTAQLQELLDRGFIRPSISPWVVLALFVKNKDGLMRLFIDYRKLNKVIRKNKYLLSHINDLFNQLKGATIFSKIYLKSGYY, encoded by the exons ATGGATTGTGATCGAGCTGAAGtcgatgatgtagaaagtaatgcaccggctcccaCTAAAAGGGAAGCCCCAGTTGAGAGTAGACCCGTGACC ttgtggaacacccttgtgttgGTTGCACCAAGGGAGAGAGTTcattgggaatttttccaagaggagtttcgtaagaagtaCATAAGTCAGAGGTTTATCGATCAGAagcgaaaggaatttcttgagttaaaacagGGTCGAATGTCTGTAACGAAATATAAGCGTGAGTTTTTTAGACTTAGCAAGTACGCTTGGGAGTGTGTATCGACTAAGGccatcatgtgtaagaggtttgaggatggattaaatgaagacatccgATTGCTG GCTCCACCGACTAGACCAGAGTGGTCACAATGTGGTAGACGTCACCTCGGCGAGTGCCGAGTTAGTGATGGAgcttgttttaagtgtggttcccaagatcacttcattagagattgccccGAGAGGGataaaaaagagaaatttttgaGTGCAAGATTGGGTAATACTGCTCCTCGAGAGAGGCCAGAAAGAAATTTGGGAAATGGAGCAAGTAGCAAGGGTGCACCTAGAGATCCAACTGTGAGGCCCAAGGGTAGAGCACCTGCAAGAACTTATGTCATTCACGCTAGCGAAGAGGCTTCATCTAtggatgtgattacgg attggttgaccatgcatgatgtGGTGGTAAACTATGAAAGGAAAAtcattgaactgaaatgtgaaagtggtgatattcttcgggttgaacATGATGAATCGGATAGCTTACCTTTAATGATTTCTTCTATGACAGCtcagaaat GGTTAGCACCAGCCAGAGAGGTAGAATTTGTAATAGAAGTGGCACTTGAAACTGCTCCAATTTCAATTACTTCATATCAAATGGCTCcaactgaattgaaagagttgacaGCACAGTTACAGGAATTATTAGATCGAGGGTTTATCCGACCGAGCATTTCGCCTTGGGTTGTTCTGGctctatttgtgaaaaataaagatggaTTGATGAGATTGTTTATTGATTACAGAAAACTGAATAAGGTTATCAGAAAGAACAAATATTTGTTGTCTCATATTAATGATTTGTTCaaccagttgaaaggagctaccatATTCTCAAAGATTTATCTCAAATCGGGTTATTATTAG